One segment of Akkermansiaceae bacterium DNA contains the following:
- the tatA gene encoding twin-arginine translocase TatA/TatE family subunit produces the protein MGPLGYPEMVVIFLIILLLFGAKKLPQLARGLGKSMGEFKKAKEEFEHEITRAEDEVTKEPVAKSSTSKESRPRDDEDA, from the coding sequence ATGGGACCTCTCGGATATCCAGAAATGGTGGTCATCTTTTTGATCATCCTCCTTCTTTTCGGCGCTAAAAAACTTCCCCAGCTCGCACGCGGACTGGGTAAGAGTATGGGCGAATTCAAAAAAGCCAAAGAGGAGTTTGAGCACGAGATCACACGTGCGGAGGACGAGGTGACCAAGGAACCCGTCGCTAAGTCGAGCACCTCCAAGGAAAGCCGGCCGCGCGATGACGAGGACGCCTAA
- a CDS encoding efflux transporter outer membrane subunit — protein sequence MKYLFPSLTSLLMLGCVAKAPDSSIGVVSGKTPSTWSATRQARAGVDADWVKRFGDSRLTMIVNEALRSNQDMRIAAERVIRAGEAARVASALSQPQVGLTTKGNRQKIRFIGFPFGGSVTSESYGVDLKVDWEPDIWGRARAGKSASIAEWQAGGQDYRAARASLAAQVCKAWFALAEANEQVALAKEALTIRKKTEDAVRDRYERDMRAEGGSASQLRLAQTDVASAKADLSAKQGNLETARRQLELLVGRYPSAKVAGRASLPALPSSPPSGLPSELLLRRPDIMAAERRYASTRKRIKEAKLALFPSFKITGTAGTTTDSLSKIINSDFGVWSIGANVFYPILAGGRIRSEVRVRHSNQREALATLHKTVLNAFGEVEQALANERWLQRREHEIREAMNLARDAAKAAGDDYRDGNGDVMTLFVAQSRKIQLESQYASLRRLRLTNRIDLHLALGGGFTVAP from the coding sequence GTGAAATACCTGTTTCCCTCACTGACATCATTGTTGATGTTAGGTTGCGTGGCCAAGGCACCCGATTCATCGATCGGTGTTGTATCGGGTAAAACGCCGTCGACCTGGTCGGCTACCAGGCAAGCCAGGGCTGGGGTGGATGCCGACTGGGTGAAACGCTTTGGAGATAGTCGGCTGACAATGATCGTAAACGAAGCCCTCCGGTCGAACCAGGACATGCGTATCGCCGCTGAGCGGGTGATACGGGCGGGAGAGGCCGCGCGCGTGGCCAGTGCACTTTCCCAACCGCAAGTCGGCCTGACGACCAAGGGAAACCGGCAGAAAATCCGGTTCATCGGCTTTCCCTTCGGCGGCTCTGTGACCTCTGAAAGTTACGGTGTGGATCTCAAGGTCGATTGGGAGCCGGACATCTGGGGGCGGGCCCGGGCAGGAAAGTCTGCGTCGATTGCTGAATGGCAGGCGGGAGGGCAGGATTACCGGGCTGCCCGTGCTTCCCTCGCGGCGCAAGTTTGCAAAGCATGGTTTGCCTTGGCCGAGGCCAACGAGCAGGTGGCACTCGCCAAGGAAGCTCTAACCATACGGAAAAAAACCGAGGATGCGGTGCGCGACCGTTATGAGCGGGACATGCGGGCTGAAGGAGGTTCCGCATCACAGCTTCGCCTGGCCCAGACGGATGTGGCATCCGCCAAAGCGGACCTTTCCGCCAAGCAGGGGAATCTGGAAACGGCGCGTCGGCAGCTTGAGCTGCTCGTCGGCAGGTATCCCTCGGCAAAAGTAGCGGGGCGTGCATCGTTACCAGCCTTGCCTTCGTCGCCTCCATCGGGGTTGCCATCGGAGTTGCTGTTGCGCCGACCCGACATTATGGCCGCCGAGCGCCGGTATGCCTCAACGCGTAAGCGGATCAAGGAGGCGAAACTCGCACTTTTCCCCAGTTTCAAGATCACCGGCACAGCGGGAACTACGACAGACTCACTCAGTAAGATTATCAACAGCGACTTCGGTGTGTGGTCGATCGGAGCCAACGTATTTTACCCGATTCTGGCAGGGGGACGCATTCGAAGTGAAGTGCGGGTGCGCCATTCCAACCAGCGTGAAGCTCTGGCCACGCTTCATAAAACGGTGCTCAATGCCTTTGGAGAGGTGGAGCAGGCTTTGGCAAACGAGAGGTGGTTACAACGCCGCGAACACGAGATCCGTGAAGCGATGAACCTGGCCCGTGATGCGGCAAAGGCCGCGGGCGACGACTATCGTGATGGCAACGGCGACGTGATGACTTTGTTTGTCGCACAATCACGTAAAATTCAGCTGGAGTCACAATACGCCTCGCTGCGTCGGTTAAGGCTCACCAACAGGATCGACCTGCATCTTGCGCTGGGTGGAGGATTTACAGTGGCTCCCTAA
- a CDS encoding TetR/AcrR family transcriptional regulator: MLAAKKTTKSLILETTERLLAEHGFESVSLRDITTAAEVNVAAVNYHFGSKEKLFEEIQCRYIEPVNAERLRRLEVLTANGRTASVRELLEAFMRPFLTMVKRSRMSEKLFFKLMGRCVMDHQGALPPAIIPEFEKVAEAFTQALIAAAPGLSVEQVLWRLHYTFGVMAQTLLHGDLLIKLTKGACGDPDAETQFQEMITFCLSGFLAKEGERE; this comes from the coding sequence ATGCTGGCCGCCAAGAAAACCACCAAATCCCTGATTCTCGAAACCACCGAGAGGCTTCTGGCTGAACACGGTTTCGAGTCGGTGTCCTTACGCGACATCACCACCGCCGCAGAGGTGAACGTGGCGGCGGTGAACTATCATTTCGGCAGTAAGGAGAAGCTGTTCGAGGAAATCCAATGCCGCTATATCGAGCCGGTCAATGCCGAGCGTCTTCGTCGGCTGGAGGTGTTGACCGCGAATGGCCGGACGGCATCGGTCAGGGAGTTGCTGGAAGCCTTCATGCGACCGTTCCTCACGATGGTCAAACGCAGTAGGATGAGTGAGAAGCTGTTTTTCAAACTCATGGGCCGGTGTGTGATGGATCACCAGGGCGCTCTACCGCCGGCGATCATTCCGGAGTTTGAAAAGGTGGCGGAGGCCTTTACCCAGGCGTTGATCGCCGCGGCGCCCGGATTATCGGTCGAACAAGTGCTCTGGCGTTTGCATTACACCTTTGGGGTGATGGCCCAGACACTGTTGCACGGGGATTTGTTGATCAAACTAACCAAAGGTGCTTGCGGTGATCCAGACGCGGAGACACAATTCCAGGAGATGATCACGTTTTGCTTGTCAGGCTTTCTAGCTAAGGAAGGAGAGCGGGAGTGA
- a CDS encoding pyrroline-5-carboxylate reductase, whose protein sequence is MKIGLIGCGRMGSALIGGIAQSDITTAEAIIVYDPNPASVDDMVEKTGVSRAADNIELTTLADTILLAVKPQYISAVLEEIAPVLTPRHLLISIAAGVTLEKMESFCPSETKIVRAMPNTPAMIGLGATGIAPGRHATPADLRIARRVMESVGTVSETTESQLDTVTGLSGSGPAYVYTFIEAMALQAEKEGLPFDDALKLAVQTVLGAASMVNATGMSPRDLVNQVTSPGGTTLAGLAALTEHGFETSVAAGVHAATERSREIARES, encoded by the coding sequence ATGAAAATCGGCTTGATCGGATGCGGCAGGATGGGAAGTGCTTTGATTGGAGGCATTGCCCAATCAGACATAACTACGGCGGAAGCGATCATTGTTTATGATCCCAACCCGGCTTCGGTCGATGACATGGTAGAAAAAACGGGTGTCTCACGGGCAGCTGACAATATCGAGCTCACCACGCTGGCGGACACCATCCTACTGGCGGTCAAGCCACAGTATATCTCAGCTGTTCTGGAGGAAATAGCGCCAGTGCTCACCCCCCGGCACCTGCTCATCTCGATCGCGGCCGGTGTCACGCTGGAAAAAATGGAGTCATTCTGCCCAAGCGAAACAAAGATTGTCCGGGCCATGCCCAACACCCCGGCGATGATTGGACTTGGCGCCACCGGTATTGCGCCCGGTCGTCATGCCACCCCCGCTGACCTGAGGATCGCCAGGCGGGTGATGGAATCCGTCGGCACAGTCAGTGAAACCACCGAAAGCCAACTCGATACCGTCACCGGGCTTTCCGGCAGCGGTCCCGCCTACGTCTACACTTTTATCGAAGCCATGGCCCTACAGGCTGAAAAAGAGGGCCTCCCCTTCGACGATGCACTCAAGCTGGCCGTACAAACAGTCCTCGGCGCAGCCAGCATGGTGAATGCCACGGGAATGTCCCCACGTGATCTGGTCAACCAGGTCACCTCCCCCGGGGGAACCACCCTGGCCGGACTTGCTGCACTGACAGAACATGGTTTTGAAACCAGCGTTGCCGCAGGTGTGCACGCGGCCACGGAACGATCACGGGAAATTGCCCGGGAATCGTAA
- a CDS encoding endonuclease/exonuclease/phosphatase family protein: protein MKYASTLLGAFFCLLLTACSEKKGSTENWENPGNTAATNTETGAAPAAVSTGETAQSPTTEHSREVRFLAYNLKNYLTMRRYIDGKAVYTGKPEEEIRALMDVVKLGNPDILGVCEIGSDKDLKDFQARLKTAGIDLPHTHRVEGADETRALAILSRYPIVSTAIPSKLDYTVSGVDFKISRGILDATLALPNRKVRFLGVHFKSKRPIKEADQELMRRSESLLLRQHIDEILKAAPDTQLLAYGDFNDTKRTKAVYTIRGRSNSPLRMEMLEIADSRGENWTHNWTREDIYSRFDFAMVNTNLAPHINKAGCKLLDPGFWELASDHRALLVLIK, encoded by the coding sequence ATGAAGTATGCCTCGACACTGCTCGGGGCATTTTTCTGCCTGCTACTGACTGCCTGCAGTGAGAAAAAAGGATCCACGGAGAACTGGGAGAACCCGGGTAACACGGCGGCTACAAATACGGAAACAGGCGCCGCGCCCGCTGCTGTCAGCACCGGTGAAACTGCCCAGTCCCCAACCACGGAACACAGCCGGGAAGTCCGCTTCCTCGCCTACAACCTGAAAAACTACCTGACCATGCGCCGTTACATCGACGGCAAAGCCGTCTACACAGGCAAACCCGAGGAAGAGATCAGAGCCCTGATGGATGTCGTCAAGCTGGGCAACCCTGACATCCTGGGGGTGTGTGAAATTGGCAGCGATAAAGACCTCAAAGACTTCCAGGCGCGACTGAAAACGGCAGGTATCGACCTCCCCCACACGCATCGCGTCGAGGGCGCCGATGAGACCCGCGCCCTCGCCATCCTATCGCGCTACCCCATCGTATCCACTGCGATCCCCAGTAAACTCGACTACACGGTCAGCGGAGTCGATTTCAAAATCAGCCGGGGTATTCTCGATGCCACGCTTGCATTACCCAACCGCAAGGTCCGCTTCCTTGGTGTCCATTTCAAATCCAAACGCCCCATCAAGGAGGCCGACCAGGAGCTGATGCGTCGCAGTGAGAGTCTGCTGCTGCGACAGCATATCGACGAAATCCTGAAAGCAGCACCCGACACCCAACTTCTGGCCTACGGTGATTTTAACGATACCAAGCGCACCAAGGCGGTCTACACCATCCGGGGACGTTCCAACAGCCCGCTGCGTATGGAGATGCTGGAAATTGCCGATTCCCGTGGTGAAAACTGGACCCACAACTGGACGCGGGAAGACATCTACTCACGTTTCGATTTTGCCATGGTGAACACGAACCTGGCACCCCACATCAACAAGGCAGGCTGTAAACTCCTCGACCCTGGATTCTGGGAACTCGCCAGCGATCACCGTGCGCTTCTGGTATTGATCAAGTAA
- a CDS encoding efflux RND transporter periplasmic adaptor subunit has product MSEQHSPKRAWAHTSKGVAIVLVLVLGLAGKKYLETHGPKADKEPPPRVIPVVRVITVNSADEQLYVRTQGRVEPGRRTQAASEVMGRVVMVSPKFKAGGVFAKNEIMLEIDSADYVSMLATAEASLADAKLLLAQEEARAEQAQRDWQKLGRGEPSDLVLRKPQIASAKARIASAEAAVGKATRDLDRTKLRAPYDCRVEAAYTDMGSFIVAGARLADVYSVDEFEVRVPVTLEEMGYLDKDDIIGAAVTTTATIGNQWQTWKGKVIRSEGLVDQRTMTIYLVAGIESNKSGGRYALPPAGLFVKAEIRGRTLEKVIKIPRSALRSDNTLLTVDAGNKLRFVPVQVARTLNKTVIISGGLKDGTRVIVSPMETPVGGMELSVEEVEAESKPATM; this is encoded by the coding sequence ATGAGTGAACAACACAGTCCGAAAAGAGCATGGGCCCATACTTCCAAGGGAGTGGCTATCGTCTTGGTCCTGGTCCTCGGTTTGGCGGGTAAAAAATATCTCGAAACCCACGGCCCCAAGGCTGATAAAGAACCTCCACCACGCGTCATACCGGTCGTGCGGGTTATTACCGTGAACTCGGCCGACGAGCAGCTCTACGTGCGGACCCAGGGTCGGGTCGAGCCAGGTCGGCGGACCCAAGCCGCCTCCGAGGTCATGGGGCGTGTGGTGATGGTTTCACCCAAGTTTAAAGCTGGTGGGGTATTTGCAAAAAATGAAATCATGTTGGAAATCGACAGTGCCGACTACGTCTCGATGTTAGCCACCGCAGAAGCCTCACTGGCCGATGCCAAACTCCTGCTTGCCCAGGAAGAAGCACGGGCTGAACAAGCACAGCGCGACTGGCAAAAGCTCGGACGCGGCGAGCCCTCGGATCTGGTGTTGAGAAAGCCCCAGATTGCCAGCGCCAAGGCGCGTATCGCGTCGGCCGAGGCCGCTGTGGGAAAAGCCACACGTGATCTGGACCGCACCAAGCTACGTGCTCCCTACGATTGTCGGGTGGAGGCTGCCTACACCGATATGGGGTCGTTTATTGTGGCCGGTGCCCGACTGGCCGATGTCTATTCTGTGGATGAATTTGAAGTCCGGGTGCCGGTCACGCTTGAGGAAATGGGATACCTCGACAAGGATGACATCATCGGTGCCGCAGTGACCACTACGGCCACCATAGGGAATCAATGGCAGACCTGGAAAGGCAAGGTGATTCGCAGTGAGGGGCTTGTTGACCAGAGGACGATGACCATTTACCTGGTGGCCGGGATTGAATCTAACAAATCAGGCGGACGCTATGCGCTGCCGCCAGCGGGTTTGTTTGTGAAGGCGGAGATCCGTGGCAGGACTCTGGAAAAGGTAATCAAGATCCCCCGTAGTGCCCTGCGCTCCGATAACACATTACTCACCGTGGATGCCGGGAACAAGTTGAGGTTTGTGCCCGTCCAGGTTGCGCGGACACTCAACAAGACCGTCATTATTTCCGGTGGCCTGAAAGACGGCACCCGGGTCATCGTCAGCCCCATGGAAACTCCCGTAGGCGGTATGGAGCTCAGTGTGGAAGAGGTGGAGGCAGAAAGTAAGCCGGCAACCATGTAA